Proteins encoded within one genomic window of Cucumis sativus cultivar 9930 chromosome 3, Cucumber_9930_V3, whole genome shotgun sequence:
- the LOC101203334 gene encoding WD repeat-containing protein LWD1, with product MGASSDPNQDASDEQQKRSEIYTYEAPWHIYAMNWSVRRDKKYRLAIASLLEQYPNRVEIVQLDDSSGEIRSDPNLSFEHPYPPTKTIFIPDKECQRPDLLATSSDFLRVWRISDDPSSVELKSLLNGNKNSEFCGPLTSFDWNDAEPKRIGTSSIDTTCTIWDIERETVDTQLIAHDKEVYDIAWGGVGVFASVSADGSVRVFDLRDKEHSTIIYESSEPDTPLVRLGWNKQDPRYMATIIMDSAKVVVLDIRFPTLPVVELQRHQASVNAIAWAPHSSCHICTAGDDSQALIWDLSSMGQPVEGGLDPILAYTAGAEIEQLQWSSSQPDWVAIAFSTKLQILRV from the coding sequence ATGGGTGCAAGCAGCGATCCCAATCAAGATGCTTCCGACGAGCAGCAGAAGCGCTCTGAGATCTACACCTATGAAGCCCCATGGCACATCTACGCCATGAACTGGAGCGTCCGCCGTGACAAGAAGTACCGTCTCGCCATTGCTAGCCTCCTCGAGCAGTATCCCAATCGTGTCGAGATTGTCCAGCTTGATGACTCCAGCGGCGAGATCCGCTCCGACCCTAATCTCTCCTTCGAACATCCTTACCCTCCTACTAAGACCATCTTCATCCCCGACAAGGAGTGCCAACGCCCCGATCTTCTCGCCACTTCCAGCGACTTTCTCCGCGTTTGGCGTATCTCTGATGATCCTTCTTCTGTTGAGCTCAAGAGTCTTCTTAATGGCAACAAGAACAGCGAGTTCTGTGGCCCTCTTACCTCCTTTGACTGGAATGATGCTGAACCTAAGCGTATTGGGACTTCCAGTATCGATACTACTTGCACTATTTGGGATATTGAGCGGGAAACTGTTGACACCCAACTCATCGCTCATGATAAGGAAGTCTACGACATTGCTTGGGGCGGTGTTGGCGTATTTGCTTCCGTTTCCGCCGATGGTTCTGTCCGGGTCTTCGATTTGCGCGATAAGGAGCACTCTACCATTATCTACGAGAGCTCCGAGCCTGACACTCCCTTGGTTCGATTAGGCTGGAACAAGCAGGACCCGAGATATATGGCCACAATCATCATGGACAGCGCCAAAGTTGTCGTGCTTGACATTCGCTTCCCCACGCTTCCCGTCGTCGAGTTACAGAGACACCAAGCTAGTGTCAACGCCATTGCTTGGGCTCCGCACAGCTCTTGCCACATCTGTACTGCAGGGGATGATTCTCAGGCCTTGATTTGGGATTTGTCGTCCATGGGGCAACCTGTCGAAGGTGGGCTTGATCCCATTCTTGCCTATACAGCTGGAGCAGAAATTGAGCAGCTGCAATGGTCATCTTCCCAGCCGGACTGGGTTGCGATTGCCTTTTCGACTAAGCTTCAGATTCTGAGGGTATGA